In Abyssisolibacter fermentans, a single window of DNA contains:
- the scfA gene encoding six-cysteine ranthipeptide SCIFF produces MKHIKTLSTKNLNTTAKNGGCGECQTSCQSACKTSCTVGNQSCENKN; encoded by the coding sequence ATGAAACATATAAAGACTTTAAGTACTAAAAACTTAAACACTACAGCAAAAAATGGTGGATGTGGAGAATGCCAAACATCATGTCAATCAGCTTGTAAAACATCTTGTACTGTTGGAAATCAAAGCTGTGAGAATAAGAACTAG
- a CDS encoding TIGR04086 family membrane protein codes for MRKSNSDSYIMKITKSLVLSFLITVVFFIVYALILTYSSLSEETIPTINTVIMIISILVGSISMSMKVTNKGWLNGGIVGILYMVIIIIFSSFYNKTFAMDSYILIKSLIGLIVGVISGIIGINLK; via the coding sequence ATGAGAAAATCAAATTCTGACAGTTATATTATGAAGATTACTAAAAGTTTAGTTTTATCTTTTTTAATTACTGTTGTTTTTTTTATTGTTTATGCATTAATTTTAACTTATAGTAGTTTATCAGAGGAAACGATACCTACTATTAATACAGTTATTATGATTATTTCGATATTAGTAGGTTCTATTAGTATGTCAATGAAGGTGACTAACAAAGGCTGGTTAAATGGTGGTATAGTAGGAATTTTATATATGGTTATAATTATTATTTTTAGTAGCTTTTATAACAAGACTTTTGCTATGGATAGTTACATATTAATTAAAAGCCTTATTGGATTAATTGTTGGTGTAATTAGTGGGATTATTGGAATTAATCTAAAATAG